The Podospora pseudopauciseta strain CBS 411.78 chromosome 2 map unlocalized CBS411.78m_2, whole genome shotgun sequence genome has a window encoding:
- the SLX1 gene encoding Slx4p interacting protein (COG:L; EggNog:ENOG503NZP6) yields MTPQPRPIPALYCVYILRSTVRHSSLYIGSTPNPPRRLSQHNGVVKGGAVRTSRNSLRPWEMVALVSGFASSTAALKFEWALTNPHTSLHIPSESRLAFSTQRKRNGQPKRPPKSLSSILSNLHLLLSVPSFARWPLRVHFFKRDVHAAWGRWCGKVERELRGSLPVVTDFGEDEGAVVARASASEPLGVVGKGLDGDGGGEEVPTWGIYGLPLDYAPLKGYVAKGQDIFVLERQGSCVVCKEEIDPEEGGLHAVCSNEGCEGVGHLRCWGRYLLKSEEGGGEGAILPVGGRCPRCKGEVHWGTMMKELTLRVRGQKEVENLLKVKRKRAPRKKTAKTKETGEKDG; encoded by the exons ATGACCCCTCAACCCAGACCGATCCCCGCCCTCTACTGCGTCTACATCCTCCGCTCCACCGTCCGCCACTCCTCCCTCTACATCGGCtcaacacccaacccaccccgcCGCCTGAGCCAACACAACGGGGTCGTCAAAGGCGGAGCAGTGCGCACATCACGAAACTCCCTCCGGCCATGGGAGATGGTCGCTTTGGTCTCTGGTTTTGCCAGCTCAACTGCCGCCTTGAAGTTTGA ATGGGCTCTAACAAACCCACACACATCATTGCACATACCCTCTGAATCTCGTCTTGCGTTTTCTACCCAGCGGAAGAGGAATGGGCAGCCGAAGAGACCGCCGAAGAGTTTGAGTTCGATTCTGTCAAATTTGCacttgttgttgtcggtaCCGAGTTTTGCGAGGTGGCCGTTGAGGGTGCATTTTTTTAAGAGGGATGTGCATGCTgcgtgggggaggtggtgtgggaaggtggagagggaatTGAGGGGGAGTTTACCGGTTGTGACggattttggggaggatgagggggctGTGGTGGCGAGGGCGTCGGCTTCGGAACCGTTGGGTGTGGtagggaaggggttggatggggatgggggaggggaggaggtgccgACTTGGGGGATATATGGCTTGCCGTTGGATTATGCGCCGCTTAAGGGGTATGTGGCGAAGGGGCAGGATATCTTTGTGTTGGAGAGGCAGGGGAGTTGCGTGGTGTgcaaggaggagattgaccctgaggaggggggactACATGCTGTTTGCTCGAATGAGGGGTGTGAAGGGGTGGGACATttgaggtgttgggggaggtaTTTGCTGAAaagcgaggagggaggtggagagggggcaATATTgccggtgggagggaggtgtcCGAGGTGTAAGGGTGAGGTACATTGGGGGACGATGATGAAGGAGTTGACGTTGAGGGTTAGGGGGCagaaggaggtggaaaaTTTGCTGAAggtgaagagaaaaagggcACCAAGGAAAAAGACGGCGAAGACGAAGGAAACTGGTGAAAAGGATGGTTGA
- the sap61 gene encoding Pre-mRNA-splicing factor sap61 (COG:A; EggNog:ENOG503NU4F) encodes MLLEEQRYIHEDLERLEQGIVDRMGDEPKQIRDRLNRDHEVSQLLDQIQKQSAILLSLYEDKASERSKEILDISSGDPFKEFNAQYNKIKEHHGNYPSEQAENSEQWYKPRKGPDQPYIVESMFSGEEAYGRYFDLHTCHEAYLNLPNAKRLAYLQYLEVFDDFQPGKGGIKRADKLTDDYFKYLGDLASYLESFMRRTRPLENLDKVYEGWEKEFETAWEKDEVPGWQKEAAAAKKNAMSRNLSTSEAVWCEACEKEFKNENVYKGHLNGRKHIKAAEILAKWEETAAVGDSHAPVALAHRLRERAVAEREFRVRKLTSAMSTEKDDTRVNVERRQGMTERERAQELENFYNMSNTPQNQAPEEEEDNDDDDKIYNPLKLPLAWDGKPIPFWLYRLHGLGQEFPCEICGNFVYRGRRAFDKHFNETNHITNLKRLGITNTYLFRDITSIAEAMRLWEKIQREEKKHHVDDGSVVQMEDAEGNVMPEKVYLDLQKQGLL; translated from the exons atgttgttggaggagcagAGATACATCCATGAGGACCTGGAGCGCCTCGAGCAGGGAATTGTAGATCGCATGGGCGATGAACCAAAACAG ATCCGCGATCGCTTGAACCGTGACCATGAAGTCTCCCAATTGCTCGACCAGATCCAAAAACAGTCGGCCATCCTCCTATCCCTCTACGAAGATAAAGCCAGCGAACGATCAAAAGAAATCTTGGACATCAGCTCCGGTGATCCATTTAAAGAGTTCAACGCCCAGTacaacaagatcaaagagCACCACGGGAACTACCCCAGCGAGCAGGCCGAGAATTCAGAGCAATGGTACAAGCCGCGGAAAGGGCCCGATCAGCCATACATTGTGGAGAGCATGTTCTCGGGCGAGGAAGCATATGGACGATATTTCGATTTGCACACCTGCCACGAGGCGTACCTGAACTTGCCAAACGCGAAGCGCTTGGCCTATCTGCAGTACCTCGAGGTGTTTGACGACTTTCAGCCAGGGAAGGGTGGAATCAAGCGGGCAGATAAGTTGACGGACGACTACTTCAAGTACCTGGGTGACCTTGCTTCATACTTGGAGTCTTTTATGCGACGGACTCGCCCACTAGAGAACCTCGACAAGGTGTATGAGGgctgggagaaggagtttgagACGGCATGGGAGAAGGACGAGGTGCCGGGGTGGCAAAAGGAagcagcggcagccaagAAGAACGCGATGTCGCGCAACCTTTCGACATCTGAGGCGGTGTGGTGTGAGGCCTGCGAGAAGGAGTTCAAGAATGAGAACGTCTACAAGGGGCACTTGAATGGGCGGAAACATATCAAGGCCGCCGAGATCTTGGCCAAGTGGGAGGAAACAGCTGCTGTTGGAGACAGCCATGCGCCTGTTGCGCTGGCGCATCGTCTGAGGGAACGCGCTGTTGCCGAGAGAGAGTTTAGGGTCAGGAAGCTCACTAGTGCCATGAGTACCGAAAAGGACGATACTCGTGTGAACGTGGAGCGACGGCAGGGTATGACAGAGCGCGAACGCGCCCAAGAGTTGGAGAACTTTTACAACATGTCAAACACTCCACAGAATCAAGCGcccgaagaggaggaggacaacgacgatgacgacaagatctacaaccccctcaaactTCCGCTGGCCTGGGACGGCAAGCCGATCCCCTTCTGGCTGTACCGTCTCCACGGCTTGGGCCAGGAATTTCCCTGCGAGATTTGTGGCAACTTCGTGTACAGAGGCCGTCGCGCGTTCGACAAGCACTTCAACGAGACGAATCACATCACGAACTTGAAGCGTCTCGGCATCACGAATACCTATCTGTTTCGAGACATCACCTCGATTGCAGAGGCCATGAGGCTCTGGGAAAAGATTcaaagggaggagaagaagcatcATGTGGATGACGGGTCAGTTGTGCAGATGGAGGATGCTGAGGGCAATGTCATGCCTGAGAAGGTTTACCTTGATCTTCAGAAGCAGGGTCTGTTGTAG